One Ahaetulla prasina isolate Xishuangbanna chromosome 17, ASM2864084v1, whole genome shotgun sequence genomic window carries:
- the KCNK7 gene encoding potassium channel subfamily K member 7 yields the protein MEEAAGLLRRRRTGRFGLLLAAYGLFLLLGAAVFAALEAPAERALLAGLQAARASLLAEHRPCLAEEQLAGLLGRVLAARGYGAFALGNGSADPAWEFTSALFFAASALTTTGYGNVVPLSDWGKTISILYCFVGIPATILFVRCLLRCLLPILTHRPVQYIHSRWGFPRGHVALGHSVGLGLATLTLFIVIPAVCFWILKDNWSFLESVYFCFISLSTIGLGDFVPRVMSPPSLHGFYELTITCYLLTGVLAMLVTLETIYQLQEIRALVRFFAPSRSPILEEEDRVGIVIRDQLALTSNLAPCSPKTSTERGAP from the exons ATGGAGGAAGCGGCGGGGCTGTTGCGGCGGCGGCGGACGGGCCGCTTCGGGCTGCTGCTGGCCGCTTACGGGCTCTTCTTGCTGCTGGGCGCCGCCGTCTTCGCCGCCTTGGAGGCGCCCGCCGAGCGAGCCTTGCTGGCCGGCTTGCAAGCCGCCCGCGCCTCGCTGCTGGCCGAGCACCGGCCCTGCCTGgccgaagagcagctggccgggcTGCTGGGGCGAGTCCTGGCCGCCCGCGGCTACGGCGCCTTTGCCCTGGGCAACGGCTCGGCTGACCCCGCCTGGGAGTTCACCTCGGCTCTCTTCTTCGCCGCCAGCGCCCTCACCACCACCG GTTACGGAAACGTGGTTCCTCTCTCGGATTGGGGCAAAACGATCAGTATCCTTTATTGCTTTGTGGGCATCCCGGCCACCATTTTGTTCGTCCGATGTTTACTCCGCTGCCTGTTGCCCATCTTAACGCACCGGCCGGTGCAGTACATTCACAGCCGCTGGGGCTTCCCACGGGGGCACGTGGCCTTAGGACACTCCGTGGGGCTGGGCCTGGCCACCCTGACGCTCTTCATCGTCATCCCGGCCGTCTGTTTCTGGATTTTGAAGGACAACTGGAGCTTTCTGGAGTccgtctacttctgcttcatctcGCTCAGCACCATCGGCCTGGGGGATTTCGTACCCCGCGTCATGTCTCCCCCGTCGCTGCACGGGTTTTACGAGCTGACCATCACGT GCTACCTACTTACCGGTGTGCTAGCCATGCTTGTGACGCTGGAAACAATTTACCAGCTGCAAGAAATCCGTGCTCTTGTCCGTTTCTTCGCTCCGTCCCGCAGCCCGATATTGGAAGAGGAGGATCGTGTGGGAATCGTGATCAGGGATCAATTAGCATTGACCTCCAATCTCGCACCCTGCTCCCCAAAAACTTCAACTGAAAGAGGTGCCCCTTAA